In bacterium, one DNA window encodes the following:
- a CDS encoding endonuclease/exonuclease/phosphatase family protein, whose amino-acid sequence MIGATRGLSLSVLTYNLHLFGDTALYRHGGVLQETGFYYKDHERLPQIIAGLRRTEADVIGLTEVWDEGMRGEIEGSLKDLYPYHVASPAAAGIGRVINDFQDKWPLLAQILFGAGGGVVNHFTKGHYSVGKTGLLTGLMNYLSEEQVPRAIARWLRSGPVWGAGLLFLSRYPIVASDFHPHDERADWEVLAGKGVLEATVRPDTGPEMTFSLGHYQEGISPRAMQTRGRQIHRARNRTRKVPASLFHIGDFNVAGATREYAAMSRTMSLRDVNAGDTYLEPNPYQDKLQAPRSQDARTQRIDYIFHSGDLVMESARILRGEFRSRDAEHDLSDHFPLLARFFHRPEVTAI is encoded by the coding sequence ATGATTGGAGCGACGCGTGGCCTTTCCCTTTCGGTCCTCACCTACAATCTCCACCTTTTCGGCGACACGGCCCTGTACCGGCACGGCGGCGTGTTGCAGGAGACCGGTTTCTACTACAAGGATCACGAGCGGCTCCCGCAGATCATCGCGGGGCTCAGGCGTACGGAGGCCGATGTCATCGGACTCACGGAGGTCTGGGACGAGGGGATGCGGGGCGAGATCGAGGGCTCGCTCAAGGACCTCTACCCGTACCACGTTGCCTCCCCGGCGGCCGCGGGGATCGGGCGCGTCATCAACGACTTTCAGGACAAATGGCCCCTGCTCGCCCAGATTCTGTTCGGCGCGGGAGGCGGCGTGGTGAATCATTTCACGAAGGGCCACTACAGCGTGGGCAAGACGGGACTGCTCACGGGGCTCATGAATTATCTGTCGGAAGAGCAGGTGCCGAGGGCGATCGCGCGGTGGCTCCGGTCGGGGCCGGTCTGGGGAGCGGGGCTCTTGTTCCTGAGCCGCTATCCGATCGTCGCGTCCGATTTTCATCCTCACGACGAGAGGGCCGACTGGGAGGTGTTGGCGGGCAAGGGCGTTCTCGAGGCGACGGTCCGGCCGGACACGGGGCCGGAGATGACGTTTTCGTTGGGGCATTATCAGGAAGGAATCTCGCCCCGGGCGATGCAGACGCGCGGGCGTCAAATCCACCGGGCGCGGAACCGGACGCGGAAGGTGCCGGCGTCCCTCTTCCATATCGGCGATTTCAATGTCGCAGGCGCGACACGGGAATACGCCGCCATGAGCCGCACGATGTCCCTGCGGGACGTCAATGCCGGCGACACGTACCTCGAGCCGAATCCCTATCAAGACAAGCTGCAGGCGCCGAGGTCTCAAGACGCGCGGACGCAGAGGATCGACTACATCTTCCACAGCGGCGATCTGGTGATGGAATCGGCGCGGATCTTGAGAGGGGAGTTCCGCTCGCGCGACGCGGAGCACGACCTGTCGGATCACTTTCCGTTGTTAGCGCGGTTTTTTCACAGACCCGAAGTCACTGCGATCTGA
- a CDS encoding DUF4215 domain-containing protein — protein MKKSVVLGFALALVLGAFGSARAAGLTSLRPSSDWLWRPGIKRPTEALPPLHCGNGRVERVEECDDGNLANDDGCNSTCKLECGDGIKGAREECEDGNRVSGDGCSSNCTTECSARNASASQGLLTILPDPFCCSLEVIAPLPLVPLTESPERLGESPTPTPPQEDRRPACLKEHSDILNRLNAWMDQLRSVCPARERPDLLVPSGDPLKDLQAAADYFKAAQSAVLQDMQRTCTSSGGGCPSCPVCPACPGCPLCSDSTSGGATSTGISPVIEQEAPPSPSSP, from the coding sequence ATGAAGAAATCCGTCGTCCTCGGTTTCGCCCTGGCCCTAGTGCTCGGCGCATTCGGCAGCGCCCGGGCGGCAGGCCTGACGTCTTTGAGGCCCTCATCGGATTGGTTGTGGAGGCCGGGGATCAAGAGACCCACGGAAGCCCTCCCTCCTCTTCACTGCGGCAACGGGCGGGTGGAGAGGGTCGAGGAATGTGACGATGGGAACCTGGCCAACGATGACGGATGCAACAGTACCTGCAAACTCGAATGCGGCGACGGCATCAAGGGCGCGCGAGAGGAATGCGAAGATGGGAACCGAGTGAGCGGAGACGGTTGCAGCAGCAACTGCACCACGGAGTGTTCCGCAAGAAACGCCTCCGCATCACAGGGACTGCTGACCATCCTCCCCGATCCTTTTTGCTGCAGCCTGGAAGTGATCGCCCCCCTCCCGCTCGTGCCCCTAACTGAGAGTCCCGAAAGGCTCGGCGAAAGTCCCACGCCCACCCCTCCCCAAGAGGACCGACGGCCCGCCTGCCTCAAAGAACATTCAGATATCTTGAATCGACTGAATGCCTGGATGGACCAGCTTCGTAGCGTCTGTCCCGCGCGCGAGAGGCCAGACCTCCTCGTGCCCTCTGGAGACCCGCTGAAGGATCTCCAGGCGGCGGCAGATTACTTCAAGGCGGCGCAGTCCGCCGTCCTTCAGGATATGCAGCGGACCTGCACCTCATCGGGGGGCGGATGTCCGAGCTGTCCCGTTTGCCCGGCATGTCCTGGCTGTCCCCTTTGTTCGGACTCCACATCCGGCGGAGCGACCTCGACCGGCATCAGCCCGGTTATCGAACAAGAGGCCCCACCGTCGCCCTCGTCGCCCTAG
- the dacB gene encoding D-alanyl-D-alanine carboxypeptidase/D-alanyl-D-alanine-endopeptidase has protein sequence MKKQFWILGFLLLAPSATAANLSDRVEWILKQNGLADSQMSIKIVSIPDGRVLYAKNPGQGLNPASNIKLITMAAALRTLGPDYTFPTEFYAPALIGPDGRLPNLWIKGYGDPLFVTEELEDLVTRFKAAGLKRIDGDVFVDDTYYDRNNLTTYIADVNEKLYSIMTGPLSFNFNSIKIRAKPARRLGEKPVISIDPPTRYVTVENEAKTAWAGANVDLDAEVKESKPRKAKKETNVIRIHGTIPKTIQEYNFQRGVPDPAIYTGTVVLEALERHGIKVKGGLRREAVPANALLLFTHSSKPLREILRSLGKFSNNFTAEQLVKAMAARRFGPPGSIPKGLKVLREYLESLGIPGPDFVLDNGSGLTRLSSVAADDFIRLLYDLYVSPWRDDFVAALSIGGVDGTLARKFKGGKVTGRMHAKTGTLNDVKALSGYVFDDKARLAFSFLFNDFNAPIDNIARAEEEILETILDSF, from the coding sequence TTGAAAAAGCAATTTTGGATCCTCGGTTTCCTCCTGTTGGCCCCCTCGGCGACGGCGGCGAACCTCTCGGACCGCGTCGAGTGGATTCTCAAGCAGAACGGTCTCGCGGACAGCCAGATGTCCATCAAGATCGTTTCCATTCCCGACGGACGCGTGCTTTACGCCAAGAATCCGGGACAGGGTTTGAACCCCGCCTCCAATATCAAGCTGATCACGATGGCCGCGGCCCTCAGGACGCTGGGCCCCGACTACACGTTCCCGACGGAGTTCTACGCGCCCGCGCTGATCGGCCCGGACGGGCGCCTGCCCAATCTTTGGATCAAGGGCTACGGCGATCCCCTCTTCGTGACCGAGGAGCTGGAGGATTTGGTCACGCGCTTCAAGGCGGCGGGCCTGAAAAGAATCGACGGCGACGTCTTCGTGGACGACACCTACTACGACCGGAACAACCTGACGACCTACATCGCGGACGTGAACGAAAAGCTCTACAGCATCATGACGGGCCCGCTCTCCTTCAACTTCAACAGCATCAAGATCCGCGCCAAACCCGCTCGGCGGCTGGGCGAGAAGCCGGTCATCTCCATCGACCCGCCCACCCGTTACGTCACCGTCGAGAACGAGGCCAAGACGGCGTGGGCCGGGGCGAACGTCGACCTCGACGCCGAAGTCAAGGAATCCAAGCCGCGAAAGGCCAAGAAGGAGACCAACGTCATTCGCATTCACGGCACCATTCCGAAGACGATCCAGGAATACAACTTCCAGCGCGGCGTTCCGGACCCGGCGATCTACACGGGGACCGTCGTCCTGGAGGCTCTCGAGCGGCACGGCATCAAGGTCAAGGGGGGGCTCCGGCGCGAGGCCGTGCCGGCGAACGCCCTCCTTCTCTTCACGCACAGCTCCAAGCCGCTCCGGGAAATCCTGAGAAGCCTGGGCAAGTTCAGCAACAACTTTACCGCCGAACAGCTCGTCAAGGCGATGGCCGCCAGACGCTTCGGTCCTCCGGGTTCGATCCCCAAGGGCTTGAAGGTCCTGCGCGAGTACCTTGAATCGCTGGGCATCCCGGGGCCTGACTTCGTCCTGGACAACGGGTCGGGGTTGACCCGCCTCTCCAGCGTCGCCGCCGACGACTTCATCCGCCTGCTCTATGACCTCTACGTTTCGCCGTGGAGGGACGACTTCGTCGCCGCCCTCTCCATCGGCGGTGTGGACGGGACCCTCGCCCGCAAGTTCAAGGGAGGCAAGGTGACGGGCAGAATGCACGCGAAAACCGGGACTTTGAACGACGTCAAGGCCCTCTCCGGCTACGTCTTCGACGACAAGGCCCGGCTCGCGTTCTCCTTCCTCTTCAACGACTTCAACGCCCCGATCGATAACATCGCCCGCGCGGAGGAGGAGATCCTGGAAACGATCCTGGATTCTTTCTAG
- a CDS encoding transglycosylase SLT domain-containing protein, translating into MKGRAIAATVLVLGMGAGLHFTFAGLGRELPELFPRLAHETRVAPPIPVVAEDPEPLGEASELEPPAAAIPLKLSGEDLAEIENLQAGRKLVSPSRLPDFSHGAHAVSAKFDVPGSIEPIVNFWKKVYAVYDSNQVVLHDMDHLEIEYGVLDFSDLDRRDLPDSEKKAAREAEIGAAAARIKAALAELDEWEGLHPLSEEALRISRLFQHVHDADKYKKAQEGLRTQTGIKDRFAEAVRRSGKYMPLFEEVFAYYGVPKEITRLVFVESMFRERALSKVQAAGLWQFMADSARRYMTVDKDLDERYDPIVATHGAAKLLLRNYDLLGTWPLAINAYNSGPGNLQKAVQKLGTRDIGRIIREFRGGSYAFASRNFYPSFLAALHVYENHEKYFGRILKEAPWKFDPVQLPATMSFPEIAFLSDTPLESLKELNPAYSETVLSGRFSLPAGSQIRLPAGRQPTFASRFVQHSAGQVASILSPPAFHVVTPGESYTDIAARYGIPFQDLRRWNSETDTPGDPSAGKVLLVPSSSSLVRD; encoded by the coding sequence GTGAAGGGACGCGCGATCGCCGCGACGGTTTTGGTTCTGGGGATGGGCGCCGGCCTCCATTTCACGTTCGCCGGACTCGGGCGGGAGTTGCCGGAACTGTTTCCCCGTCTGGCCCACGAGACCCGCGTCGCACCGCCGATTCCCGTCGTCGCGGAGGATCCGGAGCCCCTCGGCGAGGCCTCGGAGCTCGAGCCGCCGGCCGCGGCCATCCCCTTGAAGCTCTCCGGTGAAGACCTCGCCGAGATCGAAAACCTGCAGGCCGGCCGCAAACTCGTCTCCCCCTCCCGCCTGCCCGATTTCTCGCATGGGGCGCATGCCGTCTCCGCAAAATTCGACGTGCCTGGCTCGATCGAGCCCATCGTGAACTTTTGGAAAAAGGTCTACGCCGTCTACGACTCGAACCAGGTCGTCCTGCACGACATGGATCATCTGGAGATCGAATACGGCGTCCTGGATTTCTCCGACCTCGACCGCCGCGACCTCCCGGATTCCGAGAAAAAGGCCGCGCGGGAGGCGGAGATCGGCGCGGCGGCGGCGCGGATCAAGGCCGCCCTGGCCGAGCTCGACGAATGGGAGGGGCTCCATCCCCTCTCCGAAGAAGCGCTGAGGATTTCCAGACTCTTCCAGCACGTCCATGACGCGGACAAATACAAAAAGGCCCAGGAGGGCCTGAGGACGCAGACGGGGATCAAGGACCGTTTTGCGGAAGCCGTGAGGCGTTCGGGCAAGTACATGCCCCTCTTCGAAGAGGTGTTCGCCTACTACGGGGTCCCCAAGGAGATCACGCGGCTGGTCTTCGTGGAGTCGATGTTTCGCGAGCGCGCCCTTTCCAAGGTTCAGGCGGCCGGGCTCTGGCAGTTCATGGCGGACTCGGCGCGCCGCTATATGACGGTCGACAAGGACCTCGACGAGCGCTACGACCCGATCGTCGCGACCCACGGCGCAGCCAAGCTTCTTCTGCGCAACTACGACCTCTTAGGGACCTGGCCGCTCGCCATCAACGCCTACAATTCGGGCCCGGGCAACCTCCAAAAGGCCGTTCAAAAGCTCGGCACGCGCGACATCGGCCGGATCATCCGCGAATTCCGGGGCGGGAGCTACGCCTTCGCCTCGCGCAATTTCTATCCGTCCTTCCTGGCGGCCCTGCACGTCTACGAGAACCATGAAAAATATTTCGGGAGGATCTTGAAGGAGGCGCCCTGGAAATTCGACCCCGTCCAACTCCCCGCGACGATGAGTTTTCCCGAAATCGCGTTCTTGTCCGACACGCCGCTGGAGAGCCTGAAGGAGCTGAATCCCGCCTATTCGGAGACGGTCCTCTCGGGCCGGTTCTCATTGCCCGCGGGCAGCCAGATCCGGCTTCCCGCGGGACGGCAACCGACCTTCGCGTCCCGCTTCGTCCAGCATTCGGCGGGACAGGTGGCGTCGATCCTCTCGCCGCCGGCCTTCCACGTCGTCACGCCCGGTGAATCCTACACGGACATCGCCGCAAGGTACGGCATCCCGTTCCAGGATTTGCGGCGGTGGAACAGCGAAACGGACACGCCCGGAGATCCGTCGGCCGGCAAGGTCCTGCTGGTCCCCTCCTCTTCGAGCCTCGTCAGGGACTAG
- a CDS encoding ABC transporter substrate-binding protein, giving the protein MTLTDQGRFFQSVCSLLLVAFAVCAGTACRPALKTPPDTLVVGIESSPATLDPRLSADAYSSKITQLLHNGLFRLDERLQLQPDLLESYEEVSPIEYRFKLRPGVVFHDGTALDAADVMFSLNSVKDPALASPFRGAMEKIESLTSDGPLDVDVKLKEPFAPFLSSLTMGILPSEGGDPAVGTGPFRLESLKPAESVSLAANGRYYRGAPKTGRVLFRVIPDDNLRVLEIKNRRVDVLQNNVPPLLLEALKGDEGLVLETTEGINMTYLGMNLRDDPLKRPDVRRAIAMAIDIPGLIEYRMAKLARPATGLLSPVHWAYEGDVAATPFDPAKARELLDQAGFRDPDGAGPLPRFTITYKTSTKKDRVGLARLIARYLKDVGIEARVLPLDWGVFFSDVGKGNFQLYSLTWVGVTEPDLFFEVFHSSKTPPTGLNRGGYSDPIVDRLTEEGRRVVSPEERKAVYSEVQKILARELPIIPLWYESNYAVFGKNVKGLRLRPNASFEWAAEAYKEP; this is encoded by the coding sequence TTGACGTTGACAGATCAGGGGCGTTTTTTCCAGTCGGTTTGCAGTCTTTTGCTCGTCGCGTTTGCGGTGTGCGCCGGCACGGCTTGCCGTCCCGCGCTCAAGACGCCGCCGGACACGCTCGTCGTGGGAATTGAGTCTTCCCCCGCGACGCTCGATCCGCGTCTCTCGGCGGACGCGTACTCCTCCAAGATCACGCAGCTCCTTCACAACGGGCTTTTCCGGTTGGACGAGCGCCTGCAACTCCAACCCGATCTCTTGGAGAGTTACGAGGAGGTCTCGCCGATCGAATACCGCTTCAAGCTCCGCCCCGGCGTCGTCTTTCACGACGGGACCGCGCTCGACGCCGCCGACGTGATGTTCAGCCTGAATTCCGTCAAGGACCCGGCGCTCGCGTCGCCTTTCCGGGGGGCGATGGAGAAGATCGAAAGCCTCACCTCGGACGGTCCTCTAGACGTGGACGTGAAGCTCAAGGAACCGTTCGCGCCATTTTTGTCGTCCCTCACGATGGGCATTCTCCCCTCGGAGGGCGGCGATCCGGCCGTCGGCACGGGCCCATTCCGTCTCGAATCCCTCAAGCCTGCGGAGTCGGTGAGCCTGGCCGCGAACGGCCGTTATTACCGGGGCGCGCCCAAGACGGGCCGGGTCCTCTTCCGCGTCATTCCAGACGACAATCTGCGTGTCTTGGAGATCAAGAACCGGCGCGTGGACGTCCTGCAGAACAACGTCCCGCCGCTCCTCTTGGAGGCCCTCAAGGGCGACGAGGGGCTCGTCTTGGAGACGACGGAAGGGATCAACATGACGTACCTTGGGATGAATTTGCGGGACGATCCCCTGAAACGGCCCGACGTCCGGCGCGCGATCGCGATGGCCATCGATATCCCCGGCTTGATCGAGTACCGCATGGCGAAACTCGCGCGCCCCGCCACGGGGCTTCTCTCGCCCGTGCATTGGGCCTACGAGGGCGACGTGGCGGCGACTCCATTCGACCCCGCCAAGGCCCGCGAGCTCCTGGACCAGGCGGGATTCCGCGATCCGGACGGCGCGGGGCCGCTTCCGAGGTTCACGATCACCTACAAGACCTCCACGAAGAAGGACCGCGTCGGGCTCGCCCGTCTCATCGCCCGTTATCTCAAGGACGTCGGGATCGAAGCGCGCGTGTTGCCGCTCGACTGGGGCGTTTTTTTCTCCGACGTCGGCAAGGGGAATTTTCAGCTCTACTCCCTCACGTGGGTGGGCGTGACCGAGCCCGATCTGTTCTTCGAGGTTTTTCACAGCTCCAAAACGCCTCCGACCGGTCTCAACCGGGGGGGCTACTCGGATCCGATCGTCGACCGACTGACGGAGGAAGGGCGGCGGGTGGTGAGCCCCGAGGAACGAAAGGCCGTCTATTCGGAGGTTCAAAAAATACTCGCACGGGAGCTTCCGATCATCCCGCTCTGGTACGAGAGCAACTATGCCGTCTTCGGCAAGAACGTGAAGGGCCTGCGTCTGAGGCCAAACGCCTCGTTCGAGTGGGCGGCGGAGGCTTACAAGGAACCATGA
- the nikB gene encoding nickel ABC transporter permease has product MIGYLIKRLLFLIPILLSVSTLVFSLIHLVPGDPVDLILGEQSMPADREAMRRALGLDRPVVEQYGRFLKGLATGDLGTSLIEKRPVGRMIRERYPATLQLAVQAMLLALAISLSFGVAAAVRKGTAVDHASMLGGLIGISTPGFLLGPLLVLLFAVKLDWLPVSGREAWASSLLPTVTLGAGMAAILTRLTRSTMLETLREDYVRTARAKGLPERGVILRHALRNALNPVVTVAGLQFGVLLAGAIVTEKIFAWPGLGSLVVQALERRDYPVVQGCILCIAVSYVLVNLLTDVVYAKLDPRIRL; this is encoded by the coding sequence ATGATCGGGTACTTGATCAAACGGCTCTTGTTCTTGATCCCCATCCTGTTGTCCGTGTCGACGTTGGTTTTCTCCCTCATTCACCTGGTCCCCGGAGACCCGGTCGACCTCATTCTCGGGGAGCAGTCGATGCCCGCAGACCGCGAGGCGATGCGCAGGGCCCTGGGGCTCGACCGTCCGGTCGTCGAACAGTACGGGCGCTTTCTCAAGGGCCTCGCCACGGGAGACCTGGGGACTTCGCTGATCGAAAAGCGGCCGGTGGGGCGGATGATCCGCGAGCGGTATCCCGCGACCCTCCAATTGGCCGTCCAAGCCATGCTGTTGGCGCTCGCGATCTCCCTTTCGTTCGGCGTCGCCGCAGCCGTCCGAAAGGGGACCGCGGTGGACCACGCCTCGATGCTTGGGGGCCTGATCGGCATCTCCACGCCCGGGTTTCTTCTCGGCCCGCTGCTCGTCCTGCTCTTTGCGGTCAAGCTCGACTGGCTCCCCGTCTCGGGACGAGAGGCGTGGGCGAGCTCGCTCCTCCCGACGGTCACCCTGGGCGCGGGGATGGCGGCGATCCTGACGCGGCTCACGCGTTCCACGATGCTCGAAACCCTCCGCGAGGACTACGTGCGGACGGCGCGGGCGAAGGGGCTCCCGGAAAGAGGGGTCATTCTGCGTCATGCCTTGCGCAACGCCTTGAATCCCGTCGTGACCGTCGCAGGCCTCCAGTTCGGCGTGCTCCTCGCCGGAGCGATCGTGACGGAAAAGATTTTCGCCTGGCCGGGCCTGGGCTCGCTCGTGGTCCAGGCGCTCGAACGGCGGGACTATCCCGTGGTGCAGGGGTGTATCCTTTGCATCGCCGTCTCCTACGTGCTGGTGAATCTCTTGACGGATGTCGTCTATGCGAAACTTGACCCCAGGATTCGGCTTTAA